CCCGCTCCTGCAACGATCATCACAGGACCTTCCGTTGCTTGTACCGCTTGTTGTTGAACTGAATTTAATTGTTGGAGAAAAGACAAAGTACTACATTCATTGGTATGAGTTAGTTGTTATTCGTTAGTTATAGAACAACTACCGAACAACAATAACAAAAAAAATTGTGGGCAAACTTACAAAAATATTTACTCAAATTGTAGAATGAAATGGAATTTCATTCTAAAAAAGAAAACCGAAAACCAAGATGTTTCAGTTGCTTTTTTGATTTTCATTCTTCATTCACGGCAAACAAATTTTCCCAAGAATTGTCGCACGCGTTGCGCCGGTTACCGAAGGAACATTGGAAGAGTTTCCATGCAGAGTTTCGTTTGCAAGAATTGCAAATGCAATTGCTTCTTTTGCATCGCTGGAAATTCCGTATGCATCAATCGGTGTAATTATTGTACGAGGAAAAAATTCTTGCAAAAATTTGAGCATCGTTTTGTTATGCGCCCCTCCTCCGCTCACAATTATTTCATTCGGAAACTTTTTCTTTACAAAAATTTTTTTAAGATGAAACCAAACTCCCCACCCAGTAAAATAAGTAGCAGTTGCAATAACATCTTCATTTGATAATTTCCATCGCGTACTCTCTCGGATAAGTATTTCAACAAACTCTTTTCCAAAATCTTCTCGTCCCGTTGATTTCGGCAGTGGTTTCCTGAAATACGAGTGTCGTTGCATACTGCACAACAGTTGCTGATGTACATTTCCCTTTGATGCAATTTTTCCGTTTCTATCAAACTGTTTTTTAAAATAAATTTTCATCAGTGCGTCAATCACCATATTTCCCGCACCTGTATCAAATGCAAGAATTTGTTGGAGCGAACAATTTTTCGGAAGCAACGTCATATTTGCAATTCCTCCAATGTTGAGGAGCGCGCGATGTTCTTTTGTAGAACGAAACAAACAATAATCAACGTATGGAACAAGCGGTGCACCGGTTCCTCGAAATGCAACGTCGCCCACACGAAAATCTCCAACAGTTACAATTCCTGTCAACTTTGCAATCACGGATGCGTCTCCTATTTGCAATGTCGAGCGAATATGTTTCCCAAATAATGTTGTTGCTTTCGGTAAATGTTGAATTGTTTGTCCGTGTGAACCAATGAAATCAATTTCGGAAATGTTCCTTCCGCTTTTTTTTACAATCTTTTTTACTGCATCCGCAAACATTTCAGAGAAGAGAAAATTCAAACGACAAATATCATCAAGTTTTGCAGTCGAAGGATGAGAATTTTTTAAAATATATTCACGGAATTTTGTTGCATACGGAAACGTTTCACATGCCAGCGTTTGTACTTTTATTGAAATTCCATTGCCTTCAATTTCGCAAACTACTGCATCAATTCCATCGAGCGATGTTCCCGACATTAAACCGACGGCGAGTTTTTTTTTGTGTTTTGAAAAAATAAGTTTCACTTTTTTGTCCGTTTTACTTTTTCCAGTTTTGGCTGTATAACAAACACACAATACGGCGCCTCTGGATTCTTTGCAAAATAATTTTGATGATATTCTTCAGCGTAAAAAAAAGTTTTCAACGGTTGTATTGCCGTTACAATGTCATTTTCAAATTCTCGTTGCACTGTTTGTTTCGAGTATTCCGCAATGCGTTTCTGTGCATCATTGTTATATAAAATGATAGAACGATACTGTGTTCCAACATCAGCTCCTTGACGATTTATTGTTGTTGGGTCGTGGCATTTCCAAAACATTTCCAAAATTTGTTCAAGCGGAATCCTACTCGAATCAAAACGAATTTGCACGACTTCCGCATGTCCCGTTTTCCCGGAACAAACTTCTTCATACGTAGGATTCATCGTTGTTCCGTCTGCATAACCCGAAACAACATCAACAATTCCTTCGAGTTCATCGTACACTGCTTCAAGGCACCAAAAGCATCCGCCGCCGAGTACGATGGTGTCTGTTCTATTTATGGATTTCTCCAACTGTGTATAGGTGTTCATTTGAGTAAAAGTTTGTGATGTTTCTGATTGACAATTCAAAAAAAGAAACGAAAGTGAGAATACAAAAACTAAATGTTTCATCAGTGTTTTGATTTTTTGTTTTCCGAAAACTGTATTGATTTCCATTGCGTGAATAACTGCTTCAGTTTGTTGCGTTGGTATTTTCCTGTTGACGTTACCGGAATTTCCATTCCGAATACAACAACTTTGGGAGAATGTGCAAATGAAAAATGTTTTCTGCAACGTTCCAAAATTTCTTTTTCGGGAAGCAAAACTCCTTCTTTCAGTTGTATATATGCGCCTATTTCTTCGCCGTACCAATCGTTTTCAAATCCAACAGCAAGACCTGCGGCAACTCCGTCAATATTCATCAAGACTTCATCAATTGCAAACGGAGAAATATTAGAACCGCCGCGAATAATCAGTTCTTTCATTCTTCCTGTGATGAAAAAAAACTTTCTTCCTTTTTCATCGCATTGATAAAATCCCTCATCGCCGCTTCTGAACCAAGAGAATGCAAATGTTTTCGCATTTGCTTCATCATTCTGAAAATAATATTTCATTACGTTATGTCCGCGGATAACGATTTCTCCTTTTTCACCTTCGCTCAGTTCATTTCCCTGTTCATCGTGAATGGTCATTTCATTACACGGAATCGGAACGCCGATGGAAGGAAAACCAAAATCCTTCAACCAATGTTTATGTTCTTCTTCGCTCAATTCTAACGGAAGAAAACACGAGTAGCACGTTGTTTCCGAAAGTCCGTAGCCATGAAGAATCGGAATATGAAATCGTTCCTCAAATCTTAATGCGAGTTCAACAGTCAATGGTCCTGCGCCGCAAATTATATGGCGTAATGAAGGAACCGAAATGAACGAAGCGTTCGAATGTTCGTGCAACAAAAATTGTAACAGCGTCGGAACAACACTCACAACATTCACCTTCTCGGATTGGATTCGTTCAAAAAAAGAACGGGAATGAAATTTTTGATTCAACACAACGCTTGCTCCAACATACATCGGAGTAATGAGGGTAACGATTATTCCATTGACGTGATGAAGCGGAAGGACACACATCATTCGTTGTTCAGAAGTAATGTAATGCCACGCAGAAATTTCTTTGGCATCAACAAGCAAATTGTACTGCGTAAGAACAACTCCTTTTGGAAGCCCCGTTGTTCCAGAAGTGTACACAAGAAGCGCTTCATCATCGAGCGTGGGAATTTCTCTCAAAGAAATTTCCGATTGGAGATGGAAGGTTGCCGATGGAAATTCAACATACGCATTTTTCAATGGGAGAGAAAGAGAATTTCCTGTTCGAATAAGTTGTATTGTTTTTTTGAGCGAAGAATTATTTTCGACGATTGATTCTAATTTCTCCAAATATTGTTCGCGAACAAATGCAAGTTTCGCGTTTGAATTTGACAGTATATATTCAATACGCACATTATCTTCACCAATGTTTATCGGCACAACAACAGCACCGAGAAACCAAATGGCAAAATATTGTATAACCGTATCAAGATGATTAAACGAAACAACAGCGACATTATCACCTCGCAAAATTTTATGTTGCAGAAGAAAATTTGTTGTTTCTCCAACGCGAAGATAGAATTCTTCGTACGAAATTTCCGTTCGCGTTTTTTCATTTGCCGAATCGGAATAAAAAATGCAAAACGGAAGTTGAGCAAATTCGCGAGCGTGCTGTGCTACCATTTCTCCGATGTTTTGAAACGAAATGAATTTCTCTTTAAAAGAAAAATTTCCAACGCAATGAGCATTGGAAATTTTTTCTTGCAAATCGGAATAAAGAATTTCTTCCACGTTATCGCTGAGAAGTGTTCTGTTGAGGAACGTGTTGTTTAGTATTGATGAGACGTTCTCCGCTAATGACAACATTGTACATTTCTAATTTATCGCTGACACCTTGCGAGCCAATTTCATAATCCACAAAAATATCAGCTTGTTCTGCAGAAAGAATCTGATAATCATAGAAGTATTTTACAAATGAACGAGGCGAAGTTGTATTCACGGGAATAGTATCGGAAACTGTTGTGTAAAAATTTATTCCCCAACGAGCAACGCCGGGCAACACCCACGCACGCGCGCGCATCGTATATTCTATTTTTATCGTTTTGAAATTCGTTAGGTTCAACGTATTGAATGTGAAATCAGAATTTCGTGTTGTTGTATCCGTCGGATCCGGTGGGTCGTCGTCATTATACAACGGCGGCAATGAATCCATAACAGTTCCCAACGCATCTTCAAAACGATTGAAGAATAACACCCACGTTAATGCAGTTCGTTCTTCTGTATCGAAATACTTTGTAACACCGCTTTTTCTTGTTATTAAACGGATTTTATAAAAGTATCGTTTGTTATCTTTTAAATCATCTACCGTCCACGATGTTGTTTCTTTATTGGTTATTTTTTTAACTAACGTAGAAACATCAGGAGTAAAGCCGCTCGCAATAGAAGTATGCACTTCGTATTGGTCAAAATCGTTGCGCGAATTTGCATATTTGTTCCACGATATCTCGAACGATTTGTACGTAATATTATACGGCATTCCGACAGCAATCAAAATTTCATCCGAAGTTATTGCACTTTCCAACTGTGTCGTGAGTTTTGTGTCGTCGGTTTTTACAACACGAACACGAAAATAATATGTTGTATCTGCAAGCAAATCCGTCACCGATGTGCTGGTTTGCTTTTTCGAAGTTATCGTAGCAAACAACGAAACAGAATCATAAAGAAAACTGCTATCTAATGAACTGTACACTTCATATTTTAAAAAATCTTTTTCCGAATAAAA
This sequence is a window from Ignavibacteria bacterium. Protein-coding genes within it:
- a CDS encoding acyl--CoA ligase, translated to MLSLAENVSSILNNTFLNRTLLSDNVEEILYSDLQEKISNAHCVGNFSFKEKFISFQNIGEMVAQHAREFAQLPFCIFYSDSANEKTRTEISYEEFYLRVGETTNFLLQHKILRGDNVAVVSFNHLDTVIQYFAIWFLGAVVVPINIGEDNVRIEYILSNSNAKLAFVREQYLEKLESIVENNSSLKKTIQLIRTGNSLSLPLKNAYVEFPSATFHLQSEISLREIPTLDDEALLVYTSGTTGLPKGVVLTQYNLLVDAKEISAWHYITSEQRMMCVLPLHHVNGIIVTLITPMYVGASVVLNQKFHSRSFFERIQSEKVNVVSVVPTLLQFLLHEHSNASFISVPSLRHIICGAGPLTVELALRFEERFHIPILHGYGLSETTCYSCFLPLELSEEEHKHWLKDFGFPSIGVPIPCNEMTIHDEQGNELSEGEKGEIVIRGHNVMKYYFQNDEANAKTFAFSWFRSGDEGFYQCDEKGRKFFFITGRMKELIIRGGSNISPFAIDEVLMNIDGVAAGLAVGFENDWYGEEIGAYIQLKEGVLLPEKEILERCRKHFSFAHSPKVVVFGMEIPVTSTGKYQRNKLKQLFTQWKSIQFSENKKSKH
- a CDS encoding anhydro-N-acetylmuramic acid kinase encodes the protein MKLIFSKHKKKLAVGLMSGTSLDGIDAVVCEIEGNGISIKVQTLACETFPYATKFREYILKNSHPSTAKLDDICRLNFLFSEMFADAVKKIVKKSGRNISEIDFIGSHGQTIQHLPKATTLFGKHIRSTLQIGDASVIAKLTGIVTVGDFRVGDVAFRGTGAPLVPYVDYCLFRSTKEHRALLNIGGIANMTLLPKNCSLQQILAFDTGAGNMVIDALMKIYFKKQFDRNGKIASKGNVHQQLLCSMQRHSYFRKPLPKSTGREDFGKEFVEILIRESTRWKLSNEDVIATATYFTGWGVWFHLKKIFVKKKFPNEIIVSGGGAHNKTMLKFLQEFFPRTIITPIDAYGISSDAKEAIAFAILANETLHGNSSNVPSVTGATRATILGKICLP
- the msrA gene encoding peptide-methionine (S)-S-oxide reductase MsrA, whose protein sequence is MKHLVFVFSLSFLFLNCQSETSQTFTQMNTYTQLEKSINRTDTIVLGGGCFWCLEAVYDELEGIVDVVSGYADGTTMNPTYEEVCSGKTGHAEVVQIRFDSSRIPLEQILEMFWKCHDPTTINRQGADVGTQYRSIILYNNDAQKRIAEYSKQTVQREFENDIVTAIQPLKTFFYAEEYHQNYFAKNPEAPYCVFVIQPKLEKVKRTKK
- a CDS encoding fibronectin type III domain-containing protein → MKKFLLFTAAIILGSCSKPDDTVTPPTTYELPFKLAVPYNITAHSVDLGWSFYSEKDFLKYEVYSSLDSSFLYDSVSLFATITSKKQTSTSVTDLLADTTYYFRVRVVKTDDTKLTTQLESAITSDEILIAVGMPYNITYKSFEISWNKYANSRNDFDQYEVHTSIASGFTPDVSTLVKKITNKETTSWTVDDLKDNKRYFYKIRLITRKSGVTKYFDTEERTALTWVLFFNRFEDALGTVMDSLPPLYNDDDPPDPTDTTTRNSDFTFNTLNLTNFKTIKIEYTMRARAWVLPGVARWGINFYTTVSDTIPVNTTSPRSFVKYFYDYQILSAEQADIFVDYEIGSQGVSDKLEMYNVVISGERLINTKQHVPQQNTSQR